A stretch of Brassica napus cultivar Da-Ae chromosome C6, Da-Ae, whole genome shotgun sequence DNA encodes these proteins:
- the LOC106401867 gene encoding uncharacterized protein LOC106401867 encodes MVVVESFGHSEPETPRFSDDLASGSACSTPFVSAPSTPGRNPPPGYFFSAPSSPMHFFLSSAAPSENPKLDSSSPSGDFEFDFSSRLSSSSGPLGGVPMTSAEDLFSNGQIKPMKLSSHLQKPQVLAPLLDLETEEEDDGKRDGRRGRDLKLRSRSVHRKARSLSPLRNAAFQWNEEEEEEEKGLAGECIRKLQEDYEEDEAKINENVTSAETTPSCSASSSRSSSYGRNSKKWIFLKDLLHRSKSEGRGNGKEKFWSNISFSPSNLKDKKLKSEDSAKKQKQNQPPPAVKKAPVTGKPTNGITKRRGFQPSAHELHYTANRAQAEEMKKRTYLPYRHGLFGCLAFSSKGYSALNGLARSLNPVSSG; translated from the coding sequence ATGGTTGTTGTCGAGAGCTTTGGACACAGCGAGCCAGAAACGCCGCGTTTCAGCGACGACCTTGCCTCAGGCTCAGCTTGCTCCACTCCCTTCGTCAGCGCTCCGTCTACTCCCGGACGTAATCCACCGCCGGGTTATTTCTTCAGCGCGCCGTCGAGTCCGATGCATTTCTTCTTATCCTCCGCTGCTCCGTCGGAGAATCCGAAGCTCGATTCGTCGTCTCCTTCCGGCGACTTTGAGTTTGATTTCTCGTCTCGGTTATCTTCCAGCAGCGGTCCTCTAGGCGGCGTGCCGATGACCTCCGCGGAGGATCTTTTCTCCAACGGTCAGATCAAGCCGATGAAGTTATCTTCCCACCTCCAGAAGCCTCAGGTCCTAGCGCCGCTTCTAGATCTGGAAACCGAAGAGGAAGACGACGGGAAACGAGACGGTAGGCGCGGGAGGGATCTGAAGCTGAGAAGCAGATCTGTTCACCGCAAAGCCAGATCTCTCTCTCCGCTCCGAAACGCAGCGTTTCAGTGGaacgaagaggaagaggaagaggaaaaaGGACTCGCCGGGGAGTGTATACGGAAGCTACAAGAAGATTACGAAGAGGACGAAGCTAAGATTAATGAAAACGTGACGTCAGCTGAAACGACGCCGTCTtgttctgcttcttcttctcgaTCGTCGTCGTACGGTAGAAACTCGAAGAAATGGATCTTCCTCAAGGATCTGCTTCACCGTAGCAAAAGCGAAGGAAGAGGAAACGGCAAGGAGAAGTTCTGGTCCAACATTTCGTTCTCTCCTTCCAATCTCAAAGACAAGAAACTCAAGTCAGAGGACTCAGCCAAGAAGCAGAAACAGAATCAACCACCACCGGCGGTGAAAAAGGCTCCGGTCACCGGGAAGCCAACGAACGGAATAACGAAACGGCGAGGGTTCCAGCCGTCGGCTCACGAGCTGCATTACACAGCGAACAGAGCTCAGgcagaggagatgaagaagaggacaTATTTGCCGTACAGACATGGACTCTTCGGCTGTTTAGCGTTTAGTTCCAAAGGTTACAGTGCCTTGAACGGTTTAGCCCGAAGTTTAAACCCGGTTTCATCCGGTTAA